The following are from one region of the Novosphingobium humi genome:
- the prsK gene encoding XrtA/PEP-CTERM system histidine kinase PrsK, with protein sequence MSAGPGLWDWVASTAHVAGACAAITVAVSIWGQRERYSGAGKAIVAALAMTALWCLAVVVEGELSLVAQGLLGLRNLSYLWAIYAMFASDGRHTSLTEVGPVVAALCLVDILVPTVQFIEHRINPALLNEVELYQLNIMLAMLGVVGSLVLVHNLYASASSTGRQMLRWPALALAAVWVFELNLYTVAYLAKHWPVELASLHGLLDVGFAGILALGAAKGRETLRLKPSRTVTFQSISLIVIGLYFVAMIAIARWLASAGGELGRWWQFSFLIAAISAAALLLPSRRMRGWMRVMFTKHFFKHRYEYREEWLRFARTIGGQGRDAAPLHQRAVQAMADITDSPAGLLLTPDDTGEMVLAARWQWPTADVPAQALGLATAHFLAASDHIVDLDTVRSHAGADIAIPEWLREESRAWAVVPLQHNGRLVGAVILARPPQDRKLDWEDFDLLRVVAQQIGTYLAEHQGQQALAEAARFDEFHRRIAFVMHDIKNLSSQLSLLARNAERHAENPDFRADMLVTLRNSADKLNHLVARLSRYGTSAGDKAEPVEVGALARQLAETFRVRHNVQVIERDPCTIAGQSHSIEQVLTHLIQNAVDASAPDMPVFVSIAGDGLYGRIEIVDSGHGMAPEFVRNRLFKPFDSSKPGGFGIGAYEARELVRAMHGRLDVESREGIGTRFIVRLPLASAAEILKTMDNDQKVA encoded by the coding sequence ATGTCGGCTGGTCCCGGCCTGTGGGACTGGGTGGCCAGCACCGCGCATGTGGCGGGCGCCTGCGCCGCAATCACCGTGGCCGTCAGCATCTGGGGCCAGCGCGAGCGCTACAGCGGGGCGGGCAAGGCGATTGTCGCCGCGCTGGCCATGACGGCGCTGTGGTGCCTTGCCGTGGTGGTCGAGGGCGAACTCAGCCTTGTGGCCCAAGGGCTGCTGGGCCTGCGCAACCTGTCCTATCTGTGGGCCATCTATGCCATGTTCGCCAGCGACGGGCGCCATACCAGCCTGACCGAGGTGGGGCCGGTGGTGGCCGCGCTGTGCCTTGTCGATATTCTGGTGCCCACGGTACAGTTCATCGAGCATCGCATCAATCCAGCGCTGCTTAACGAAGTCGAGCTTTATCAGTTGAACATCATGCTGGCGATGCTGGGCGTGGTGGGGTCGCTGGTGCTGGTGCACAATCTCTACGCCAGCGCGTCCAGCACCGGGCGACAGATGCTGCGCTGGCCCGCGCTGGCGCTGGCGGCGGTGTGGGTGTTTGAACTCAACCTCTATACGGTGGCCTATCTGGCCAAACATTGGCCTGTCGAGCTGGCCTCGCTGCATGGGCTGCTGGACGTGGGCTTTGCGGGCATTCTGGCGCTGGGCGCGGCCAAGGGGCGCGAGACCCTGCGGTTGAAGCCTTCGCGCACGGTGACGTTCCAGTCGATCTCGCTGATCGTGATCGGCCTCTATTTCGTGGCGATGATCGCAATTGCGCGCTGGCTGGCCAGCGCAGGGGGCGAGCTTGGCCGCTGGTGGCAGTTCAGTTTCCTGATCGCGGCAATTTCGGCCGCCGCGCTGTTGCTGCCCTCGCGGCGGATGCGCGGATGGATGCGGGTGATGTTCACCAAGCATTTCTTCAAGCACCGCTATGAGTATCGTGAGGAATGGCTGCGCTTTGCCCGAACCATCGGAGGGCAGGGGCGCGACGCCGCCCCGCTGCACCAGCGCGCCGTACAGGCCATGGCCGACATCACCGACAGCCCGGCGGGCCTGTTGCTGACGCCTGATGATACCGGCGAAATGGTGCTGGCCGCGCGTTGGCAATGGCCGACTGCCGATGTTCCCGCGCAGGCGCTGGGGCTGGCCACCGCGCATTTTCTGGCCGCCAGCGACCATATCGTCGATCTGGACACGGTTCGCAGCCATGCGGGCGCGGATATCGCCATCCCCGAATGGCTGCGCGAGGAAAGCCGCGCTTGGGCCGTGGTGCCCCTGCAGCATAACGGGCGATTGGTGGGCGCGGTGATCCTGGCCCGCCCGCCGCAGGACCGCAAGCTGGACTGGGAGGACTTTGACCTCCTGCGCGTGGTGGCCCAGCAGATCGGCACCTATCTGGCCGAACATCAGGGACAGCAGGCGCTGGCCGAGGCGGCGCGTTTTGATGAATTCCACCGCCGCATCGCCTTTGTCATGCATGACATCAAGAACCTGTCGAGCCAGCTTTCCCTCTTGGCCCGCAACGCCGAGCGGCATGCCGAAAACCCCGATTTCCGGGCCGACATGCTGGTGACTTTGCGCAATTCGGCCGACAAGCTCAACCATCTGGTCGCCCGCCTCTCGCGCTATGGCACCAGCGCGGGCGACAAGGCCGAGCCGGTCGAGGTGGGCGCTTTGGCGCGGCAATTGGCCGAAACATTCCGCGTGCGCCACAATGTTCAGGTGATCGAGCGCGACCCCTGCACCATCGCGGGCCAGAGCCACAGCATCGAACAGGTGCTGACCCATCTGATCCAGAACGCGGTGGATGCCAGCGCGCCCGACATGCCGGTCTTTGTCTCGATTGCGGGCGATGGCCTGTATGGGCGGATCGAGATCGTCGATTCCGGCCATGGCATGGCCCCCGAATTTGTCCGCAATCGCCTGTTCAAGCCTTTCGATTCCTCCAAACCGGGCGGCTTTGGCATTGGCGCCTATGAGGCGCGCGAACTGGTGCGCGCGATGCACGGGCGTCTGGATGTGGAAAGCCGCGAGGGGATCGGCACGCGCTTCATCGTTCGCCTGCCTTTGGCCAGTGCGGCGGAAATTCTGAAAACCATGGATAATGATCAAAAGGTTGCCTGA
- the prsR gene encoding PEP-CTERM-box response regulator transcription factor, with product MSETRPKLLVIEDDPGLQAQLKWAYEDFEVIVAGDRASAMAALRSEEPAVVTLDLGLPPDPDGTSEGFALLDEIMALKPDTKVIVASGHGARESALQAIERGAYDFYQKPMDFDEMALIVRRAYRLHRLEAENRQLAVRAGKDNRVLGTMITAAPEMLRVARTIERVAGTNVSVMLLGASGTGKELLARGLHEASGRAGGFVAINCAAIPENLLESELFGHEKGAFTGAVKTTEGKIEQAHGGTLFLDEVGDIPFALQVKLLRFLQERVIERIGGRRSIAVDTRIVCATHQNLEAMIADGRFREDLWYRLAEIVVKIPSLAERPGDAALLARAFLARFAKEMNPAVKGFAPDALAAMDAWGWPGNVRELENRVKRAVIMADGKLVHAGDLDLDAPGGEEDLPLNLKSAREITDRRVIRQALARSEGNISSTARLLGISRPTLYDLLKQYDLQH from the coding sequence ATGAGTGAGACGCGGCCCAAACTGCTCGTGATCGAGGATGATCCGGGGCTTCAGGCTCAGCTCAAATGGGCCTATGAGGATTTCGAGGTGATCGTGGCCGGGGATCGCGCCAGCGCCATGGCCGCGCTGCGCAGCGAGGAGCCGGCGGTCGTCACGCTCGACCTTGGCCTGCCGCCCGACCCGGACGGCACCAGCGAAGGTTTTGCCTTGCTGGACGAGATCATGGCCCTCAAGCCCGACACCAAGGTGATCGTAGCCAGCGGGCATGGCGCGCGCGAAAGCGCCTTGCAGGCGATCGAGCGCGGGGCCTATGATTTCTATCAGAAGCCGATGGATTTCGACGAAATGGCGCTGATCGTGCGCCGCGCCTATCGCCTCCACCGGCTGGAGGCGGAGAACCGCCAACTGGCGGTGCGCGCGGGCAAGGACAATCGCGTGCTGGGCACGATGATTACCGCCGCGCCAGAAATGCTGCGCGTGGCGCGCACCATCGAGCGGGTGGCGGGGACCAATGTCTCGGTCATGCTGCTGGGGGCGAGCGGGACGGGCAAGGAACTGCTGGCGCGCGGATTGCATGAGGCCAGCGGGCGGGCAGGGGGCTTTGTCGCGATCAATTGCGCGGCGATCCCTGAAAACCTGCTGGAATCGGAACTCTTCGGCCATGAAAAAGGCGCCTTTACCGGCGCGGTCAAAACCACCGAGGGCAAGATCGAGCAGGCCCATGGCGGCACGCTGTTTCTGGACGAGGTGGGCGATATTCCCTTCGCGCTGCAGGTCAAATTGCTGCGTTTCCTGCAGGAGCGGGTGATCGAGCGGATCGGCGGGCGGCGGTCGATTGCGGTCGATACGCGCATCGTCTGCGCCACGCATCAGAACCTTGAGGCGATGATCGCCGATGGCCGTTTCCGCGAGGACCTGTGGTATCGGCTGGCCGAAATCGTGGTCAAGATCCCCTCGCTGGCCGAGCGGCCGGGCGATGCGGCGCTGCTGGCACGGGCTTTCCTTGCGCGTTTTGCCAAGGAGATGAACCCGGCGGTCAAGGGTTTTGCCCCCGATGCGCTGGCCGCGATGGATGCGTGGGGATGGCCGGGCAATGTGCGCGAGTTGGAAAACCGGGTGAAGCGGGCGGTCATCATGGCCGACGGCAAGCTGGTCCATGCGGGCGATCTCGATCTGGACGCGCCGGGGGGCGAGGAGGACTTGCCGCTCAACCTGAAATCCGCGCGGGAAATAACCGACCGGCGGGTGATCCGGCAGGCGCTGGCGCGCAGCGAGGGCAATATTTCCTCAACCGCCAGACTGCTGGGGATCAGCCGGCCGACTCTGTATGATTTGCTCAAGCAATATGACTTGCAGCACTGA
- a CDS encoding DUF475 domain-containing protein: protein MTQFLRHFGGSLIFSAVCLALAAAYGWHDTGSISAVGGMIWIVLVLAVLEVSLSFDNAVVNAAVLKDMDAIWRKRFLTWGMLFAVFGTRVAFPLLIVGFTAGLGPVEAVHLSLNDPAQYEAIMRHAHIPIAGFGGAFLAMVGLGFFIDPDKETHWLRWVEVRLKLVGSIKAGEVALLLLALVLIGRWLPGDEAYTLLVSGVFGIVTFIAVEALGHFLESREAARALAGTAVRSGLGGFLYLNVLDSSFSLDGVIGAFALSNNMVIIALGLSIGAIFVRSLTVLLVEQGTLSEYAFLEHGAFWAIIALAAIMLGSALVEVPETVTGLIGAVLIGAALWASVRENRREGA from the coding sequence GTGACGCAATTTTTGAGGCATTTCGGCGGTTCGCTGATTTTTTCCGCCGTCTGTCTGGCGTTGGCCGCTGCCTATGGCTGGCATGATACGGGCTCGATTTCGGCCGTGGGCGGGATGATCTGGATCGTCCTCGTTCTGGCCGTGCTGGAAGTGTCGCTGTCCTTTGACAATGCGGTGGTCAATGCCGCCGTGCTCAAAGACATGGATGCGATCTGGCGCAAGCGGTTCCTGACATGGGGCATGCTGTTTGCGGTGTTTGGCACGCGCGTGGCTTTTCCGCTGCTGATCGTGGGCTTTACCGCAGGGTTGGGACCGGTCGAGGCGGTGCATCTCTCGCTGAACGATCCGGCGCAATATGAGGCGATCATGCGCCATGCCCATATCCCGATTGCGGGCTTTGGCGGAGCGTTTCTGGCGATGGTGGGCCTCGGCTTCTTCATCGACCCGGATAAGGAAACGCACTGGCTGCGCTGGGTCGAGGTGCGGCTGAAGCTGGTCGGTTCGATCAAGGCGGGCGAGGTTGCGCTGCTCTTGCTGGCGCTGGTGCTGATCGGGCGCTGGCTGCCGGGGGATGAGGCCTATACGCTGCTGGTGTCGGGCGTGTTCGGCATCGTGACATTCATCGCGGTCGAGGCGCTGGGCCATTTCCTGGAAAGCCGCGAGGCAGCGCGCGCGCTGGCGGGGACGGCGGTGCGTTCCGGGCTGGGCGGGTTCCTCTATCTCAACGTGCTCGACTCCTCCTTCAGCCTTGATGGCGTGATCGGCGCTTTTGCCTTGTCGAACAATATGGTGATCATTGCGCTGGGCCTGTCGATCGGCGCGATTTTTGTGCGTTCATTGACCGTGCTGCTGGTCGAGCAGGGCACGCTGTCGGAATATGCCTTCCTTGAGCATGGCGCTTTCTGGGCGATCATTGCGCTGGCGGCGATCATGCTCGGTTCGGCGCTGGTCGAGGTGCCCGAAACGGTTACGGGTCTGATCGGCGCGGTGTTGATCGGGGCGGCGCTTTGGGCCTCGGTGCGCGAAAATCGGCGCGAGGGTGCCTAG
- the panB gene encoding 3-methyl-2-oxobutanoate hydroxymethyltransferase, whose translation MSTTFQIDTATSRANPTPAPMRRLTIPAIRQRKKDGVTAEPVVMLTAYTARQAQLLDAHCDLLLVGDSLGQVIYGLPSSLPVTLDMMVAHGAAVGRGSWHAAVIVDLPFGTYEASPQQAFETAARVLRETGCAGVKLEGGVAMAETLAFLSQRGIPVMGHIGLTPQAVNQLGGYGARGRSAAEAEKIVGDARALAEAGAFAIVIEGVVEPLAVAVTKAVDCPVIGIGGSAQCDGQVLVTEDMLGMFERVPRFVKRYADVAGLISDAAAHYAAEVRDRSFPGIEQTYQPKA comes from the coding sequence ATGTCTACGACCTTTCAGATCGATACGGCCACCAGCCGCGCCAACCCCACCCCTGCGCCGATGCGCCGGCTGACCATTCCGGCCATCCGCCAGCGCAAGAAGGACGGCGTGACCGCAGAGCCTGTGGTGATGCTGACCGCCTACACCGCGCGTCAGGCGCAATTGCTGGATGCGCATTGCGACTTGCTGCTGGTGGGCGATTCGTTGGGTCAGGTGATTTATGGCCTGCCCTCGTCGCTGCCCGTCACGCTGGACATGATGGTGGCCCATGGCGCGGCGGTGGGGCGCGGCAGTTGGCATGCGGCCGTCATCGTCGATCTGCCCTTCGGCACCTATGAAGCCTCGCCCCAGCAGGCGTTTGAAACGGCCGCGCGGGTTTTGCGCGAAACCGGATGCGCTGGGGTAAAACTGGAAGGCGGGGTGGCGATGGCCGAAACCTTGGCGTTCCTGTCGCAGCGCGGCATTCCGGTGATGGGCCATATCGGCCTGACACCTCAGGCGGTGAACCAGTTGGGCGGCTATGGCGCGCGCGGGCGCAGCGCGGCCGAGGCGGAGAAAATCGTTGGAGACGCGCGCGCGCTGGCCGAGGCGGGGGCCTTTGCCATTGTGATCGAGGGCGTGGTCGAACCGCTGGCCGTGGCCGTGACAAAGGCGGTGGATTGCCCCGTGATCGGGATCGGCGGCTCGGCGCAATGCGATGGTCAGGTGCTGGTCACCGAGGACATGCTGGGCATGTTTGAACGGGTGCCGCGCTTCGTCAAACGCTATGCCGATGTGGCGGGCCTGATTTCCGATGCTGCGGCCCACTATGCCGCCGAGGTGCGCGACCGCAGCTTTCCGGGCATTGAACAGACCTATCAGCCCAAAGCCTGA
- a CDS encoding amino acid permease, which translates to MFGRVKPLDAILATAEKKSLHRSLGAFQLTMLGVGAVIGTGIFVLTAEAAQKAGPGMMLSFIIAGFVCAVAALCYAEMSSMVPVSGSAYTYSYAVMGELVAWMVGWALILEYAIAAGAVSVGWSGYMIGFVQNTFHITVPLELVRGPFDGGIINLPAMLIAAIITGLLVLGTKESATVNAALVAIKIVALSMFIALTLPVIKSGNFKPFAPLGFTGISGAAASIFFAYVGFDAVSTAAEETKNPQRNMPIGLIGSLAICTIFYMLVAAGVIGTVGAQPVYGAHGEVLSPGTAALSDACKALNENAVVCSKEALAWTLRQVGHPFVGWLVGAAAILALPSVILMMMFGQTRIFFVMSRDGLLPEFFSKVHPKFHTPHVITVLTGVFVALFAAFFPVGLLADVSNSGTLFAFGAVSVAVMVLRRTDPNRHRPFRTPGVNIVAPISIAGCIYLFISLSKATISLFLGWGVVGLFVYYFYSRSRSHVGRGVVEVHEDDSDAPDLPVPPMPGA; encoded by the coding sequence ATGTTCGGTCGCGTCAAGCCGTTGGATGCCATATTGGCCACGGCTGAGAAAAAATCACTTCATCGCTCTCTGGGCGCCTTTCAATTGACCATGCTGGGCGTGGGCGCGGTGATCGGGACGGGTATTTTCGTTCTGACGGCCGAGGCCGCGCAAAAGGCGGGGCCGGGCATGATGCTCAGCTTCATAATCGCCGGTTTCGTCTGCGCCGTGGCCGCCCTGTGCTATGCTGAAATGTCCAGCATGGTGCCGGTTTCGGGCTCGGCCTACACCTATTCCTATGCGGTGATGGGCGAGTTGGTGGCATGGATGGTGGGCTGGGCGCTCATTCTGGAATATGCCATTGCGGCGGGCGCCGTGTCGGTCGGCTGGTCGGGCTATATGATCGGCTTTGTGCAAAATACCTTCCATATTACGGTCCCCCTCGAATTGGTGCGGGGACCATTCGACGGGGGTATCATCAATCTTCCCGCGATGCTGATTGCGGCGATCATCACCGGGCTGCTGGTGCTGGGCACCAAGGAGAGCGCGACGGTGAATGCCGCGCTGGTGGCGATCAAGATCGTTGCCCTTTCCATGTTTATCGCGCTGACGCTGCCGGTTATCAAATCGGGCAATTTCAAGCCTTTTGCGCCGCTTGGCTTTACCGGTATTTCGGGGGCCGCCGCCTCGATCTTCTTTGCCTATGTCGGCTTTGACGCGGTTTCGACCGCCGCCGAGGAAACCAAGAACCCCCAACGCAACATGCCGATCGGCCTGATCGGCAGCCTTGCCATCTGCACCATCTTCTACATGCTGGTGGCCGCAGGCGTGATCGGCACCGTGGGTGCGCAGCCGGTTTACGGCGCGCATGGCGAAGTGCTCTCGCCGGGCACGGCCGCGCTGTCTGACGCCTGCAAGGCGCTCAATGAAAACGCCGTGGTCTGCTCCAAGGAAGCCCTGGCCTGGACGCTGCGCCAGGTGGGCCATCCCTTCGTGGGCTGGCTGGTGGGCGCAGCGGCCATTCTGGCGCTGCCCTCGGTGATCCTGATGATGATGTTCGGCCAGACCCGCATCTTCTTCGTGATGAGCCGCGATGGCCTGCTGCCGGAATTCTTCTCCAAGGTTCACCCCAAGTTTCACACGCCTCATGTCATCACCGTGCTGACGGGCGTGTTCGTGGCGCTGTTTGCCGCTTTCTTCCCGGTGGGCCTGCTGGCCGACGTGTCGAATTCGGGCACGCTGTTTGCCTTTGGTGCGGTGTCGGTGGCGGTGATGGTGCTGCGCCGGACCGATCCCAATCGTCATCGCCCGTTCCGCACGCCGGGCGTCAATATCGTGGCGCCGATTTCGATCGCGGGCTGCATCTATCTCTTCATCAGCCTGTCCAAGGCCACGATCAGCCTGTTCCTTGGCTGGGGCGTGGTCGGGCTCTTCGTCTATTATTTCTACAGCCGCAGCCGCAGCCATGTCGGGCGCGGGGTGGTTGAGGTGCATGAGGACGACAGCGATGCGCCGGATCTGCCGGTGCCGCCAATGCCGGGCGCATGA
- the phoB gene encoding phosphate regulon transcriptional regulator PhoB, with the protein MKQPRLLLVEDDPALAELLEFRFQAEGYTVLSTPDGDEALLLAAEEAPDLVLLDWMIEGTSGIEVCRRLRRDKATAHVPIIMLTARGAEDDMIRGLETGADDYITKPFSPRELIARVSAIMRRIRPALAGEQITVGDLTLDATAHKVTRKGQILALGPTEFRLLKFFMEHPGRVFSRGQLLDAVWGTDSDIELRTVDVHIRRLRKGIELEGAVDPVRTVRSAGYALEAV; encoded by the coding sequence ATGAAACAACCCCGGCTCTTGCTGGTAGAAGATGATCCGGCGCTGGCGGAATTGCTGGAATTCCGGTTTCAGGCCGAGGGCTATACGGTCCTCTCCACGCCCGATGGCGACGAGGCGCTGTTGCTGGCCGCCGAGGAGGCGCCCGATCTGGTCCTGCTCGACTGGATGATCGAGGGCACCAGCGGAATCGAGGTGTGCCGCCGCCTGCGCCGCGACAAGGCGACGGCCCATGTACCCATCATCATGCTGACCGCACGCGGGGCCGAGGACGATATGATCCGCGGCCTTGAAACCGGGGCCGATGATTACATCACCAAGCCCTTTTCCCCGCGCGAGCTGATCGCGCGCGTCTCGGCCATCATGCGCCGCATCCGCCCGGCATTGGCGGGCGAACAGATCACGGTTGGCGACCTGACGCTGGACGCCACGGCGCATAAGGTGACGCGCAAGGGCCAGATCCTCGCGCTGGGGCCGACCGAATTCCGCCTGCTCAAATTCTTCATGGAGCATCCCGGCCGCGTGTTTTCGCGCGGGCAACTGCTCGATGCGGTGTGGGGCACGGACAGCGATATTGAATTGCGCACCGTGGACGTTCACATCCGCCGCCTGCGCAAGGGCATCGAATTGGAAGGCGCGGTGGACCCGGTCCGCACCGTGCGTTCGGCAGGCTACGCGCTCGAGGCGGTCTGA
- the phoU gene encoding phosphate signaling complex protein PhoU produces the protein MAEHTVKAFDEEITTLRGLIAEMGGLAELAIGEAVEALTKRSQELAAQVIERDKKIDRLEAEVDRLAVKIIALRAPMADDLREVLAALKIAGILERIGDYAKNIAKRVSRIEGRLNSEPQTLIPAMAEIAGEMVHDVLTAFAARDPALAVDVIERDARVDAFYDSIFRNMVSFMMENPSTITSAAHLLFIARNIERIGDHATNIAEQVYYAATAEYVVDRLERPEN, from the coding sequence GTGGCAGAACATACGGTCAAGGCCTTTGACGAGGAAATCACCACGCTGCGTGGGCTGATCGCCGAAATGGGCGGTCTGGCCGAACTGGCGATCGGCGAGGCCGTCGAGGCGCTGACGAAACGCTCGCAGGAACTGGCCGCGCAGGTGATCGAGCGCGACAAGAAGATCGACCGGCTTGAGGCCGAAGTCGACCGGCTTGCAGTCAAGATCATCGCCCTGCGCGCGCCCATGGCCGACGACCTGCGCGAGGTGCTGGCCGCCCTCAAGATCGCGGGTATTCTGGAGCGCATCGGCGATTATGCCAAGAACATCGCCAAGCGCGTGTCGCGGATCGAGGGGCGGCTGAATTCCGAACCCCAGACGCTGATCCCGGCGATGGCCGAAATCGCGGGCGAGATGGTGCATGATGTGCTGACCGCCTTTGCCGCGCGCGATCCCGCGCTGGCGGTGGACGTGATCGAGCGCGATGCGCGGGTCGACGCCTTTTATGACAGCATTTTCCGCAACATGGTCTCGTTCATGATGGAGAATCCCTCCACCATCACCTCGGCCGCGCATCTGCTGTTCATCGCGCGCAATATCGAGCGGATCGGCGACCACGCCACCAATATTGCCGAACAGGTCTATTACGCGGCCACCGCCGAATATGTGGTCGACCGGCTGGAACGGCCGGAAAACTGA
- a CDS encoding sensor histidine kinase, producing MASVWPDAGAKKWTIRAMRDSKLPWPAIILEFLTLLLLYLDGAGLLMVALTGAFWTFSLLAVWWWCSDQAEPDAPREIEGNARQQQLEQGHMVRRALIAALEGTGAPMMLVDRARIIDANAAARAALGEHILGQDPRIALRHPDAIRLLDSADDETATASIRGLTRSGSLWQLTRRPVYPGLWVIEARDRTAEADISRAHTDFVANASHELRTPLSSVIGYVETISESVGKMDGAVMQRFLGTVLREARRMQALLNDLMSLSQLEAEKHDAPTSQIDLAPLAARVVGEFAPPPGNPARVEFVKPDEPFEVAGDVKQIEQVLRNLIDNALKYGDADQPVTVSLTHAPRGMAEFLVTDRGAGISADHLPHLTRRFYRTDPGRSRAAGGTGLGLAIVKHVVERHRGKLDITSKVGVGTKVSVRLPLIPAKEQKVTSPS from the coding sequence ATGGCGAGCGTCTGGCCTGATGCAGGCGCCAAGAAATGGACGATCCGAGCAATGCGCGACAGCAAGCTACCCTGGCCTGCCATCATCCTCGAATTCCTGACGCTTTTGCTGCTCTATCTGGATGGAGCCGGTTTGCTGATGGTGGCTCTGACCGGGGCGTTCTGGACCTTTTCGCTGCTGGCCGTGTGGTGGTGGTGCAGCGATCAGGCCGAACCCGACGCTCCGCGCGAAATCGAGGGCAATGCCCGCCAGCAACAGCTTGAACAGGGCCATATGGTGCGCCGCGCGCTGATCGCCGCGCTGGAGGGAACGGGCGCGCCGATGATGCTGGTGGACCGCGCGCGAATCATCGACGCCAATGCGGCTGCGCGCGCGGCGCTGGGCGAACATATTCTGGGGCAGGACCCGCGCATCGCGCTGCGCCATCCCGATGCCATCCGCCTGCTCGACAGCGCCGACGATGAAACTGCCACCGCCAGCATCCGCGGCCTGACCCGCAGCGGCAGCCTGTGGCAATTGACCCGCCGCCCGGTGTATCCGGGCCTGTGGGTGATCGAGGCGCGCGATCGCACCGCCGAGGCAGACATCAGCCGCGCCCACACCGATTTCGTCGCCAATGCCAGCCATGAATTGCGCACCCCCCTCTCCTCGGTCATCGGCTATGTCGAAACCATCAGCGAGAGCGTGGGCAAGATGGATGGCGCAGTGATGCAGCGCTTTCTGGGCACGGTGTTGCGTGAGGCACGGCGGATGCAGGCGCTGCTCAACGATCTCATGTCTTTGTCGCAGCTTGAGGCGGAAAAGCATGACGCGCCTACCTCACAGATCGATTTGGCCCCGCTGGCCGCACGGGTGGTGGGCGAATTTGCGCCCCCGCCGGGCAATCCGGCCCGCGTCGAATTCGTCAAGCCCGACGAGCCTTTCGAGGTTGCGGGCGATGTGAAGCAGATCGAGCAGGTTTTGCGCAATCTGATCGACAATGCGCTGAAATATGGCGACGCGGATCAACCGGTGACGGTAAGCCTGACCCATGCGCCGCGCGGCATGGCCGAATTTCTGGTCACAGACCGGGGGGCGGGCATTTCGGCCGACCATCTGCCGCATCTGACGCGTCGTTTCTATCGCACCGATCCGGGCCGCAGCCGCGCGGCGGGCGGGACCGGGCTTGGCCTTGCGATTGTAAAGCATGTGGTCGAACGCCATCGCGGCAAGCTGGACATTACCAGCAAGGTGGGCGTGGGCACCAAGGTTTCGGTGCGCCTGCCGCTGATCCCGGCCAAAGAGCAAAAAGTCACAAGTCCGTCATAG